A stretch of DNA from Desulfobacterales bacterium:
TTCCAGGTATCGATCTCGGCAAAGGAATCCTGGCCGATAATGAAAAAAAGTCGCGTCCCCGGCCCCAAACGATTGCGTAATTCCCGCAGGGTATCGATGGTAAAGGAAGGACGGGCCAGTTCGGCCTCAAGGAGCGACAGGGTATACCCGTCCCGGGTAGCCACGGCCTGCTCGAGCATGGCCACCCGCTGCTCGAAATCCAGGACCGGATGATCCAGTTTATGGGGCGGCCGGGCCGCCGGGACGAACCAGAGCTGGTCCAGCCCCATGGTTGCCCAGACCGCGTCAGCCGCGGCCAGGTGCCCGTTATGGACCGGATCAAAGGTGCCGCCGAAGAGCCCGAGCCGCTGCGGAGCATCCACGGATCAACTCCGTACCTGGCCGTCACCGTAGACAATGAATTTCCGGGTGGTCAGTTCCTTGAGTCCCATGGGGCCGTAGGCATGGAGCTTGGTGGTGCT
This window harbors:
- the nadD gene encoding nicotinate-nucleotide adenylyltransferase, with product MDAPQRLGLFGGTFDPVHNGHLAAADAVWATMGLDQLWFVPAARPPHKLDHPVLDFEQRVAMLEQAVATRDGYTLSLLEAELARPSFTIDTLRELRNRLGPGTRLFFIIGQDSFAEIDTWKSFKQIPALADLVIIPRPSCPPVARLAARFFPGYRRSFEDSTTWEQETDPAGGRIHLLDMTPVEISSSEIRALVRQGRPIRDLVPAVVADYIQEHRLYRASVPCRPGKIFA